From the Gadus chalcogrammus isolate NIFS_2021 chromosome 15, NIFS_Gcha_1.0, whole genome shotgun sequence genome, one window contains:
- the LOC130404621 gene encoding adenosine kinase-like isoform X2: MSAPSPNSLFGMGNPLLDISAEVDKDFLDKFGLKPNNAILADESHKALFEELIGKFTAEYHAGGATQNSIRVAQWMIQKPDKVGTFFGCIGKDKFGDILKKKALEGKVDAHYYEQEEEPTGTCAVCITGDKRSLVANLAAANAYKKDKHLDLEENWALVEKAKVYYIAGFFLTVSLESILKVAKHAAENNKVFCLNLAAPFISQFFKDGLMQVMPYVDVLFGNETEAAEFGKAQEFETEDVEELAKKAQALPKENTKRPRVVVFTQGKEHTIVAQSDNKIDTFPVLKIDPKDIVDTNGAGDAFVGGFLSQLVQEKPLERSVEAGHYSANVVIRRSGCTFPAKPEFH; encoded by the exons ATGTCAGCTCCAAG CCCCAACTCTCTGTTCGGGATGGGAAACCCCCTCCTGGACATCTCAGCCGAGGTGGACAAGGACTTTCTGGACAA GTTTGGACTGAAGCCCAATAACGCAATCCTGGCAGACGAGAGCCACAAAGCGCT gtTCGAGGAGCTCATCGGCAAATTCACGGCGGAGTACCACGCCGGGGGCGCCACCCAGAACTCCATCCGAGTGGCACAG tggatGATCCAGAAGCCCGACAAGGTGGGCACGTTCTTCGGATGCATCGGCAAGGACAAGTTCGGGGATATCCTGAAGAAGAAGGCGCTGGAGGGAAAGGTGGACGCCCACTACtacgagcaggaggaggagcccacCGGCACCTGCGCGGTGTGCATCACCGGGGATAAAAG gtCCCTGGTTGCTAACCTCGCGGCGGCTAATGCCTACAAGAAGGACAAGCATCTGGACCTGGAGGAGAACTGGGCGCTAGTAGAGAAAGCTAAAGTCTACTACATTGCT GGTTTCTTCCTGACGGTCTCCCTGGAGTCCATCCTGAAGGTGGCCAAGCACGCGGCCGAGAACAACAAGGTGTTCTGCCTGAACCTCGCCGCTCCCTTCATCTCCCAGTTCTTCAAGGACGGCCTCATGCAGGTCATGCCCTACGTGGACGTTCTGTTCGGGAACGAGACG GAGGCTGCTGAGTTTGGCAAAGCGCAAGAATTCGAG ACTGAGGACGTCGAGGAGCTAGCCAAGAAGGCCCAGGCTCTGCCCAAAGAGAACACCAAGCGGCCCAGAGTGGTGGTCTTTACCCAGGGGAAGGAGCACACCATCGTGGCTCAAA GCGACAACAAGATAGATACATTCCCCGTGCTGAAGATCGACCCCAAGGATATCGTTGACACAAACGGCGCTGGTGATGCCTTTGTTGgcg GGTTCTTGTCCCAGCTGGTGCAGGAGAAACCCCTGGAGCGGAGCGTGGAGGCGGGTCACTATTCGGCCAACGTGGTCATCAGACGCTCTGGCTGCACCTTCCCAGCGAAGCCAGAATTCCACTGA
- the LOC130404621 gene encoding adenosine kinase-like isoform X1, which translates to MAPKSRKHRHSEEKEKVEVTPPKKQRLSEEKPDSPTELSPNSLFGMGNPLLDISAEVDKDFLDKFGLKPNNAILADESHKALFEELIGKFTAEYHAGGATQNSIRVAQWMIQKPDKVGTFFGCIGKDKFGDILKKKALEGKVDAHYYEQEEEPTGTCAVCITGDKRSLVANLAAANAYKKDKHLDLEENWALVEKAKVYYIAGFFLTVSLESILKVAKHAAENNKVFCLNLAAPFISQFFKDGLMQVMPYVDVLFGNETEAAEFGKAQEFETEDVEELAKKAQALPKENTKRPRVVVFTQGKEHTIVAQSDNKIDTFPVLKIDPKDIVDTNGAGDAFVGGFLSQLVQEKPLERSVEAGHYSANVVIRRSGCTFPAKPEFH; encoded by the exons ATGGCTCCAAAGTCAAGGAAACATAGACATtcggaggagaaagagaaggtaGAAGTCACTCCTCCAAAGAAACAAAGACTCTCAGAAGAGAAGCCAGACTCTCCGACCGAACTAAG CCCCAACTCTCTGTTCGGGATGGGAAACCCCCTCCTGGACATCTCAGCCGAGGTGGACAAGGACTTTCTGGACAA GTTTGGACTGAAGCCCAATAACGCAATCCTGGCAGACGAGAGCCACAAAGCGCT gtTCGAGGAGCTCATCGGCAAATTCACGGCGGAGTACCACGCCGGGGGCGCCACCCAGAACTCCATCCGAGTGGCACAG tggatGATCCAGAAGCCCGACAAGGTGGGCACGTTCTTCGGATGCATCGGCAAGGACAAGTTCGGGGATATCCTGAAGAAGAAGGCGCTGGAGGGAAAGGTGGACGCCCACTACtacgagcaggaggaggagcccacCGGCACCTGCGCGGTGTGCATCACCGGGGATAAAAG gtCCCTGGTTGCTAACCTCGCGGCGGCTAATGCCTACAAGAAGGACAAGCATCTGGACCTGGAGGAGAACTGGGCGCTAGTAGAGAAAGCTAAAGTCTACTACATTGCT GGTTTCTTCCTGACGGTCTCCCTGGAGTCCATCCTGAAGGTGGCCAAGCACGCGGCCGAGAACAACAAGGTGTTCTGCCTGAACCTCGCCGCTCCCTTCATCTCCCAGTTCTTCAAGGACGGCCTCATGCAGGTCATGCCCTACGTGGACGTTCTGTTCGGGAACGAGACG GAGGCTGCTGAGTTTGGCAAAGCGCAAGAATTCGAG ACTGAGGACGTCGAGGAGCTAGCCAAGAAGGCCCAGGCTCTGCCCAAAGAGAACACCAAGCGGCCCAGAGTGGTGGTCTTTACCCAGGGGAAGGAGCACACCATCGTGGCTCAAA GCGACAACAAGATAGATACATTCCCCGTGCTGAAGATCGACCCCAAGGATATCGTTGACACAAACGGCGCTGGTGATGCCTTTGTTGgcg GGTTCTTGTCCCAGCTGGTGCAGGAGAAACCCCTGGAGCGGAGCGTGGAGGCGGGTCACTATTCGGCCAACGTGGTCATCAGACGCTCTGGCTGCACCTTCCCAGCGAAGCCAGAATTCCACTGA